The bacterium genome has a window encoding:
- a CDS encoding BCAM0308 family protein: MAKWKSGRVDRMRLKGGKDPYKLTEKPPGGAMCRDCGATVMGGRWTWGAPSGETVSTVCPACRRIRDSYPAGYLALEGPFFTENRQEIMNLVGNVAEAEKGEHPLERVMAIEEDGGATVITTTGVHIARRLGDSVQRSYRGELTVNYEDGEKRVRVNWAR; the protein is encoded by the coding sequence ATGGCGAAGTGGAAGTCCGGACGGGTAGACAGGATGAGGTTAAAGGGGGGTAAGGATCCCTACAAACTGACGGAAAAGCCGCCCGGGGGAGCGATGTGCCGGGACTGCGGCGCGACGGTGATGGGGGGCCGGTGGACGTGGGGCGCCCCATCGGGGGAGACTGTCAGCACGGTCTGTCCGGCGTGCCGGAGGATACGGGACAGCTATCCGGCCGGGTACCTTGCCCTCGAAGGGCCGTTTTTCACGGAGAACCGCCAGGAGATCATGAACCTGGTGGGCAATGTGGCGGAAGCGGAAAAGGGGGAGCACCCGCTGGAAAGGGTCATGGCCATCGAGGAGGATGGCGGGGCCACCGTCATTACCACCACCGGCGTGCACATCGCCCGCCGCCTGGGCGACTCCGTCCAGCGGTCCTATCGCGGAGAACTGACGGTCAACTACGAAGACGGTGAAAAGCGGGTGCGCGTGAACTGGGCAAGATGA